A stretch of Natronococcus sp. CG52 DNA encodes these proteins:
- a CDS encoding CBS domain-containing protein, whose product MNVVDAMTPRENVVTVELPGTREDVLEYLQEQSFSSVPVVTETDDGLEYRGLVSRDALIEQPDEDQLVMLMEEVPTTTAETTLEEVARLMVDESARRVPVVDGEFEGIVTVTDVIHAIAAGDQETDAAVGSHASEDVNTTYEGAPLPVAERELYYANVPYTVALDDDGRMSGVLTEVDIIEVARIVEGEEETGDNFPDQDSEWSWEGVKGVGSRYLPTRDIEIPNGPVREFMSDDVVTVSAERSVQKTAQLMISNDIEQIPMVSGEQLVGIARDVDLLEALYE is encoded by the coding sequence ATGAACGTAGTCGACGCGATGACGCCGCGGGAGAACGTGGTAACCGTCGAACTTCCGGGTACTCGCGAGGACGTCCTCGAGTACCTGCAGGAACAGTCGTTCTCGTCCGTCCCGGTCGTCACGGAGACGGACGACGGGCTCGAGTACAGAGGACTGGTTTCCCGGGACGCGCTGATCGAGCAGCCGGACGAGGACCAGCTCGTCATGCTGATGGAGGAGGTCCCGACGACGACGGCCGAGACCACGCTCGAGGAGGTCGCGCGGCTGATGGTCGACGAAAGCGCACGTCGTGTACCGGTCGTCGATGGAGAGTTCGAAGGGATCGTCACCGTGACCGACGTGATCCACGCGATCGCGGCGGGAGACCAGGAGACCGACGCCGCCGTCGGCTCGCACGCGAGCGAGGACGTGAATACGACCTACGAGGGCGCGCCCCTGCCCGTCGCGGAGCGCGAACTCTACTACGCGAACGTCCCCTACACGGTTGCACTGGACGACGACGGCCGAATGAGCGGCGTGCTTACCGAGGTCGACATCATCGAGGTCGCCCGCATCGTCGAGGGCGAGGAGGAGACCGGCGACAACTTCCCCGACCAGGACTCCGAGTGGTCGTGGGAGGGCGTCAAGGGCGTCGGGAGCCGCTACCTGCCGACGCGGGACATCGAGATCCCGAACGGCCCGGTTCGCGAGTTCATGAGCGACGACGTGGTGACGGTTTCGGCCGAGCGATCGGTCCAGAAAACCGCACAGCTGATGATCAGCAACGACATCGAACAGATCCCGATGGTCTCAGGCGAGCAACTCGTCGGCATCGCCCGCGACGTCGATCTTCTGGAGGCACTCTATGAGTGA
- a CDS encoding ABC transporter ATP-binding protein codes for MSSEPLLRVENLKTQFFTDAGTVRAVDGISFDVHEGEIVGLVGESGAGKSVASMSLLRLVESPGEIVGGEITYKGETIFGLEEGPDGELRKRDDTLSDEEIRTRIRGNEIAVIFQDPMETLNPVFTVGGQLREFIELNRDLSGKDARTEAITMLREVGIPDPEERYEEYPHQFSGGMRQRVLIAMALACEPNLIIADEPTTALDVTVEGQIIDLVDDLQEKYNTSFIWVTHDMGVVAEIADRVNVMYLGEIIEQAPVDELFHDTKHPYTEALLNSMPRPDKTVGELEPIEGVMPEAISPPSGCRFHPRCPDAREVCQRVHPENREVDRADDHPHNAACVKHDVFDVGYDESVPLEKEPQMTAGTPSGGEESE; via the coding sequence ATGAGTTCTGAACCACTACTCCGCGTCGAGAACCTTAAGACGCAGTTCTTTACGGACGCCGGTACAGTACGCGCAGTCGACGGGATCTCCTTCGACGTTCACGAGGGCGAGATCGTCGGACTCGTCGGAGAGAGCGGTGCCGGCAAGAGCGTCGCCTCGATGAGTCTGCTCCGGCTCGTCGAGAGTCCCGGCGAGATCGTCGGCGGCGAAATCACCTACAAGGGCGAGACCATCTTCGGTCTCGAGGAAGGTCCCGACGGCGAGCTCCGGAAGCGCGACGACACGCTCTCGGACGAGGAGATTCGAACCCGCATTCGGGGCAACGAGATCGCCGTCATCTTTCAGGACCCGATGGAGACGCTCAACCCGGTGTTTACCGTCGGGGGACAGCTCCGGGAGTTCATCGAACTCAACCGCGACCTCTCGGGGAAGGACGCCCGGACGGAGGCGATCACTATGCTCCGGGAGGTCGGCATTCCCGACCCCGAGGAGCGCTACGAGGAGTATCCCCACCAGTTCTCGGGCGGGATGCGCCAGCGAGTGCTCATCGCGATGGCGCTGGCCTGCGAACCGAACCTCATCATCGCCGACGAGCCGACGACGGCGCTCGACGTCACCGTCGAGGGCCAGATCATCGACCTCGTCGACGATCTCCAGGAAAAGTACAACACGAGCTTCATCTGGGTTACCCACGATATGGGCGTCGTCGCGGAGATCGCTGACCGGGTGAACGTGATGTACCTCGGGGAGATCATCGAGCAGGCGCCGGTGGACGAACTGTTCCACGACACCAAGCACCCCTACACGGAGGCGCTGCTGAACTCGATGCCGCGTCCGGACAAGACCGTCGGCGAACTCGAGCCGATCGAGGGCGTGATGCCCGAGGCGATCTCGCCGCCCTCCGGCTGTCGGTTCCACCCGCGCTGTCCGGACGCCAGGGAGGTCTGTCAGCGAGTCCATCCCGAGAACAGGGAGGTCGATCGAGCGGACGACCACCCCCACAACGCGGCCTGCGTCAAGCACGACGTCTTCGACGTCGGCTACGACGAGAGCGTTCCGCTCGAGAAGGAGCCGCAGATGACCGCGGGCACGCCGAGCGGAGGTGAGGAGAGTGAGTAG
- a CDS encoding ABC transporter permease — protein sequence MAVGETQVESGTEPATKETQTGWRNTLGKIKRDTTARWGLYVISFVLAITAFTIIDSNLSRITFDTVSDFAIAEALPILEHPERLPAPGEAETNQPPVFHADGSLSHPLGTDPNGRDYFTRIIYGAQVSVSVGLAATFLGLVGGTAIGAVAGYYGGWVDDVLMRAIETVYAIPPLILIIVFTVFVSGGSPDVRFAIVGVGIAFIPVFARIIRSEVLSVREMDYIEAARAAGVKDRNIILRHVIPNSFAPVLVYATLQIGVTILIVAGLSFLGFGAQPPTPDWGAMLQTSHGYMHSNVWLSIWPGLAIMITIMGFNLFGDGLQDALDPRIND from the coding sequence ATGGCTGTAGGTGAAACACAGGTCGAAAGCGGAACCGAACCGGCTACCAAAGAGACCCAGACGGGGTGGAGAAACACCCTCGGGAAGATCAAACGGGATACGACCGCACGCTGGGGACTGTACGTCATCTCGTTCGTGCTGGCCATTACGGCCTTCACTATCATCGACAGCAACCTCTCCCGAATCACGTTCGATACGGTCTCGGACTTTGCGATCGCCGAGGCGCTCCCCATCCTGGAGCATCCGGAACGGCTGCCGGCGCCCGGCGAAGCCGAAACGAACCAGCCCCCGGTGTTCCACGCCGACGGATCGCTCTCACACCCACTGGGAACCGATCCGAACGGACGGGACTACTTCACCCGGATCATCTACGGTGCGCAGGTTTCGGTCAGCGTCGGGCTCGCCGCGACCTTCCTCGGACTGGTCGGCGGCACGGCCATCGGCGCGGTCGCCGGCTACTACGGCGGCTGGGTCGACGACGTCCTGATGCGAGCCATCGAGACGGTGTACGCGATCCCCCCGCTGATCCTCATCATCGTCTTCACGGTCTTCGTCAGCGGCGGGAGCCCGGACGTCCGGTTCGCGATCGTCGGCGTCGGAATCGCCTTCATCCCGGTGTTCGCGCGGATCATCCGCAGCGAGGTGCTGTCCGTCCGCGAGATGGATTATATCGAAGCGGCCCGAGCCGCCGGGGTGAAAGATCGCAATATCATTCTGCGCCACGTCATCCCGAACAGCTTCGCGCCGGTGCTCGTGTACGCGACGCTCCAGATCGGCGTGACGATACTCATCGTTGCCGGGCTCTCGTTCCTCGGTTTCGGCGCCCAGCCGCCCACCCCGGACTGGGGTGCGATGCTCCAGACCTCTCACGGCTACATGCACTCGAACGTCTGGCTCTCTATCTGGCCCGGACTGGCGATCATGATCACCATCATGGGCTTCAACCTCTTCGGCGACGGCTTACAGGACGCACTCGACCCACGAATTAACGACTAA
- the glyS gene encoding glycine--tRNA ligase, producing the protein MSEQQQTNVDETDESTSEKLVELAKRRGYFFQSSGAYGGVGGFYTFGPQGAALKGNVEDAWRDRFAVAEGNMEIDAPTIMPEPVFEASGHLDGFDDMLVECPDCGESHRADHVVEDETEYEDAESLPIPEVEDVIAEYELVCPSCGAGLAGQAVEAFNLMFATNIGPGDSDPGYLRPETAQGIFVEFPRLKEYARNQLPFGVTQIGRAYRNEISPRRSIIRTREFTQAELEYFIDPEADEPPLERVEDVEVTLYSASEQNKEDGEEIRMTIGDAVDEGVIGSPWVAYFLGVAKPWYDAVGVDMERFRFRQHLSGERAHYAADCWDAESEIDGNWIEMAGFAYRSDYDLSKHQEHSDDRFTVFKQYDEPQTVERATVDPDMSYLGPEFGGDAQAVVRKLEELASRDRSAFEGESVEIVLEGESHGLPVEKAGFAVEEQTEAGEHITPHVVEPSFGVDRLVYTVLHHAYSEDEVDGEERTYLDLDPEVAPTFVGVFPLQSDDELEAEARDIAAALRAEGLAVTYDDSGNIGRRYRRQDEVGTPFCVTVDYETVEADERSVTVRERDSTGQKRLPIDDLPETLAALRAGELEFEEL; encoded by the coding sequence ATGAGTGAACAACAGCAGACGAACGTCGACGAGACGGACGAATCGACGAGCGAGAAACTGGTCGAACTGGCCAAGCGGCGGGGCTACTTCTTCCAGTCCTCCGGCGCCTACGGCGGCGTCGGCGGCTTCTACACCTTCGGTCCGCAGGGCGCCGCGCTGAAGGGCAACGTCGAGGACGCCTGGCGCGACCGCTTCGCCGTCGCGGAGGGGAACATGGAGATCGACGCGCCGACGATCATGCCCGAACCCGTCTTCGAGGCGTCGGGCCACCTCGACGGCTTCGACGACATGCTCGTCGAGTGTCCGGACTGCGGCGAGAGCCACCGCGCGGACCACGTCGTCGAGGACGAGACCGAGTACGAGGACGCCGAGAGCCTTCCGATCCCGGAGGTCGAGGACGTCATCGCGGAGTACGAACTCGTCTGTCCCTCCTGCGGTGCCGGACTCGCGGGTCAGGCCGTCGAGGCGTTCAACCTCATGTTCGCGACGAACATCGGTCCCGGCGACTCGGATCCCGGCTACCTGCGCCCGGAGACGGCCCAGGGCATCTTCGTCGAGTTCCCCCGCCTCAAGGAGTACGCGCGCAATCAGCTTCCCTTCGGCGTCACCCAGATCGGCCGGGCCTACCGCAACGAGATCAGCCCGCGCCGCTCCATTATTCGGACCCGCGAGTTCACGCAGGCCGAACTCGAGTACTTTATCGACCCCGAGGCGGACGAACCGCCGCTCGAGCGCGTCGAAGACGTCGAGGTGACGCTCTACTCTGCGAGCGAGCAGAACAAAGAGGACGGCGAGGAGATCCGGATGACGATCGGTGACGCCGTCGACGAGGGAGTCATCGGCAGTCCGTGGGTCGCGTACTTCCTCGGCGTCGCCAAGCCGTGGTACGACGCAGTCGGCGTCGACATGGAACGGTTCCGGTTCCGTCAGCACCTCTCCGGCGAACGGGCCCACTACGCCGCGGACTGCTGGGACGCCGAGAGCGAGATCGACGGCAACTGGATCGAGATGGCCGGCTTCGCCTACCGGAGCGACTACGACCTCTCGAAACACCAGGAGCACTCCGACGACCGATTCACCGTCTTCAAGCAGTACGACGAGCCACAGACGGTCGAACGCGCGACGGTCGATCCCGACATGAGCTACCTGGGTCCGGAGTTCGGCGGCGACGCACAGGCCGTCGTACGGAAGCTCGAGGAGCTGGCGAGCCGCGATCGGTCGGCGTTCGAGGGTGAGTCGGTCGAGATCGTCCTCGAGGGCGAGAGCCACGGGCTACCCGTCGAGAAGGCCGGTTTCGCGGTCGAGGAGCAGACCGAGGCGGGCGAACACATCACGCCGCACGTCGTCGAACCCTCCTTCGGGGTGGACCGATTAGTCTACACCGTCCTGCACCACGCCTACAGCGAGGACGAGGTCGACGGCGAGGAACGAACCTACCTCGACCTCGATCCGGAGGTCGCACCCACCTTCGTCGGCGTCTTCCCGCTGCAGAGCGACGACGAGCTCGAGGCCGAGGCCCGCGACATCGCCGCGGCGCTTCGCGCCGAAGGGCTCGCCGTGACGTACGACGACTCGGGCAACATCGGCCGACGCTACCGTCGCCAGGACGAGGTCGGCACGCCGTTCTGCGTGACGGTCGACTACGAGACCGTGGAGGCCGACGAGCGGTCAGTTACGGTCCGAGAGCGCGACTCGACCGGCCAGAAGCGGTTGCCGATCGACGACCTGCCGGAGACGCTGGCGGCGCTTCGCGCCGGCGAACTCGAGTTCGAGGAACTGTAG
- a CDS encoding DUF7556 family protein: MVLDTHTVSSEDTVVGSIDATESSDEFIIADIAVDDAWLSMRADDAPTLPAMR, from the coding sequence ATGGTGTTAGACACTCACACTGTCTCCTCCGAGGATACGGTCGTCGGCTCGATCGACGCGACCGAGTCGAGCGACGAGTTCATCATCGCGGACATCGCCGTCGACGACGCGTGGCTCTCGATGCGGGCCGACGACGCGCCGACGCTTCCGGCGATGCGGTGA
- a CDS encoding HalOD1 output domain-containing protein gives MNDNTTTPDSTPVGPFDEDGVGHDPATEASHARFDTEYNTVVVTIVETVAAVTNREPAAMEPLFAAIDPESLTGLVASTRKTPVEVGFSYEGCRVTVSSRGTVVVEQPDE, from the coding sequence ATGAACGATAATACGACCACACCGGATTCCACGCCCGTCGGTCCGTTCGATGAGGACGGCGTGGGACACGACCCGGCGACGGAAGCGTCACACGCTCGTTTCGACACGGAGTACAACACGGTCGTCGTGACGATCGTCGAAACCGTGGCAGCCGTCACGAACCGCGAACCCGCGGCCATGGAACCGCTGTTCGCGGCCATCGATCCCGAATCACTCACCGGGCTCGTGGCGTCGACCCGGAAAACGCCGGTCGAAGTGGGCTTTTCGTACGAGGGCTGTCGAGTAACCGTTTCGAGCCGCGGGACTGTGGTCGTCGAGCAGCCAGACGAGTGA
- a CDS encoding diacylglycerol/polyprenol kinase family protein has protein sequence MADELKRRLVHASGAGLVALYLLADSLDLGLTWERFQLLMVVLALGVIGLEFLRLRVGLEWWIYEKLTREYERNQFAGYGYYMVSMTAVVLLFPAEIALPSMLMLAVGDPISGAVSDNSLKRVKGAKVLVTMFVVSVLLAAPFLYEYPLAVLGAAVGATIADGVKLRVGDFIVDDNLTIPIYAGVLAYLALVFLPA, from the coding sequence ATGGCTGACGAACTAAAGCGCCGTCTCGTCCACGCCAGCGGGGCGGGGCTGGTCGCGCTGTATCTCCTCGCGGACTCTCTCGATCTCGGTCTCACCTGGGAGCGGTTTCAGCTCCTGATGGTGGTGCTCGCTCTCGGCGTCATCGGCCTCGAGTTCCTGCGACTGCGCGTCGGTCTCGAGTGGTGGATCTACGAGAAACTGACCCGCGAGTACGAGCGGAACCAGTTCGCCGGCTACGGCTACTACATGGTCAGCATGACTGCCGTCGTCCTCCTGTTTCCGGCCGAGATCGCCCTGCCGTCGATGCTGATGCTCGCAGTCGGCGATCCGATCAGCGGCGCGGTGTCGGACAACAGCCTGAAGCGGGTCAAGGGAGCGAAAGTGCTCGTCACGATGTTCGTCGTGAGCGTCCTCCTCGCCGCCCCATTCCTCTACGAGTATCCCCTCGCCGTGCTCGGGGCGGCGGTGGGTGCGACGATCGCCGACGGCGTCAAGCTACGGGTCGGCGACTTCATCGTCGACGACAACCTGACGATTCCGATCTACGCGGGCGTGCTGGCGTATCTGGCGCTTGTTTTCCTGCCGGCGTAG
- a CDS encoding DUF6176 family protein encodes MNVRPWVRRSVVLGAITVAAGIGYARYRRRSASATTEPGVITERHASAFLVRRRIDEGRLESVREAVSQTRGDDDPDQLLGLEGATTASLFLDTGGENSEVIWYVELPRSAMVDWDEPESRVEAAFPLEHEAIADEGDAVDHELLVHAVNPVRPRTATGERDGPVVAGPDTGVDVELVQMGLEPGLPERFADWFAGISRRVESGELDLGPIERWSAEMLDAENMHTESIFLERRSDGYVLCGYMETEEMERVYDAYYDTWNPVARGSEIVLGRVLEDPAQILEYPLETDVEILAHAVDPDRPRRPDEC; translated from the coding sequence ATGAACGTCCGTCCGTGGGTTCGCCGGAGCGTCGTTCTCGGAGCAATCACCGTCGCCGCTGGGATCGGCTACGCGCGGTACCGGAGGCGTTCCGCGTCGGCCACGACCGAGCCTGGAGTGATCACCGAACGCCACGCGAGCGCGTTTCTCGTCCGCCGACGCATCGACGAGGGCCGACTCGAGTCGGTTCGAGAAGCGGTCTCGCAGACGCGCGGCGACGATGATCCCGACCAGTTGCTCGGCCTTGAGGGCGCGACCACGGCGTCGCTGTTTCTCGACACCGGCGGGGAGAACTCAGAAGTGATCTGGTACGTCGAGCTCCCGCGGTCCGCGATGGTCGACTGGGACGAACCGGAGTCACGGGTCGAGGCGGCCTTTCCCCTCGAGCACGAGGCGATCGCCGACGAGGGGGACGCGGTCGACCACGAACTGCTCGTCCACGCCGTCAACCCGGTCCGGCCGCGCACCGCGACGGGCGAACGGGACGGGCCGGTCGTCGCCGGCCCGGACACCGGCGTCGACGTCGAGCTGGTGCAGATGGGGCTCGAGCCGGGACTCCCGGAGCGATTCGCGGACTGGTTCGCCGGGATTTCGCGTCGCGTCGAGAGCGGCGAACTCGACCTCGGCCCGATCGAGCGCTGGAGTGCGGAGATGCTCGACGCCGAGAACATGCACACCGAGTCGATATTCCTCGAGCGCCGATCCGACGGCTACGTGCTTTGCGGGTACATGGAGACCGAAGAAATGGAACGGGTGTACGACGCCTACTACGATACCTGGAATCCGGTCGCAAGAGGGTCGGAGATCGTGCTCGGACGCGTGCTCGAAGACCCGGCACAGATCCTCGAGTATCCGCTCGAGACCGACGTCGAAATACTCGCACACGCGGTCGATCCGGATCGGCCGCGTCGACCCGACGAGTGTTGA
- a CDS encoding helix-turn-helix domain-containing protein encodes MKSVRIELQYAPEALSPIHEGICSSPDLERELILGGQAVEGVETITSFVFGDPKAYEPLVADRDLVREYEITPVEDGFFLYLRQELGPEGLSLLNALAQDTVVVVPPIEVRSDRTMRLTLVGHPDDLRAILETVPDGVSMSVLWAHDELTVADQSVSDRQREALRAARNVGYYEVPRRNGIETVAAELECAVSTASELLRRGEARAVEHVLDGGP; translated from the coding sequence GTGAAGTCGGTCCGAATCGAACTGCAGTACGCGCCGGAGGCGCTCTCCCCGATCCACGAGGGGATCTGTTCGTCTCCCGATCTCGAGCGAGAACTGATCCTCGGCGGACAGGCGGTCGAGGGCGTCGAGACGATCACGTCGTTCGTCTTCGGCGATCCCAAGGCGTACGAGCCGCTGGTAGCCGACCGGGACCTGGTTCGCGAGTACGAGATTACGCCCGTCGAGGACGGCTTCTTTCTCTACCTTCGCCAGGAGCTCGGTCCGGAGGGACTCTCCTTACTGAACGCGCTCGCACAGGATACCGTCGTGGTCGTCCCGCCGATCGAGGTTCGATCCGACCGGACGATGCGACTGACGCTCGTCGGCCACCCGGACGATCTCAGAGCGATTCTCGAGACGGTTCCGGACGGGGTCTCTATGAGCGTGCTGTGGGCCCACGACGAGTTGACGGTGGCCGATCAGTCCGTTTCGGACCGCCAGCGCGAGGCGCTGCGGGCTGCTCGGAACGTCGGCTACTACGAGGTTCCGCGCCGGAACGGCATCGAAACCGTCGCCGCCGAACTCGAGTGTGCCGTCTCGACGGCCTCGGAACTGCTTCGCCGGGGCGAGGCTCGAGCGGTAGAACACGTACTCGACGGCGGGCCGTGA
- a CDS encoding bacterio-opsin activator domain-containing protein, producing MSELRDDESADRRTDEPGRRPLEDLVQRVFDVNPVSTVVVDSTGAFAFANRRAVEVLGLTNEELADRAYDHSDWNIYYDDGAPVPVSENPVTRVFESGEPVLGFEHWIELPNGSERWFSSNSAPVLDEDGAVEYVVVSFEDVTALKRREEQLTSDHVRHLEFRAKQSAVPPSLRTEGYETRIGIDSVVLLPDGTAVQYMGTPDLSASDFVNAVEEVPHFTDARLLSSIDGHNRIEAHAESETVSQVFFSLGGRARDIAIASDEVRFRGEIPGDVDPRLAADGIRRFHPSVELVSEELVYSPHLLYDIVADALTDRQLAVLNSAYFGGYFDTPRTSTGDELADRFGVTRQTFNQHLRKAQQTVFRHLFEKSGADAR from the coding sequence ATGAGCGAACTTCGCGACGACGAATCGGCCGACCGCCGGACGGACGAGCCGGGGCGCAGGCCCCTGGAGGACCTCGTCCAGCGAGTGTTCGACGTGAATCCGGTTAGCACCGTCGTGGTCGATTCGACGGGCGCCTTCGCCTTTGCAAACAGACGTGCAGTAGAGGTGCTCGGTCTCACGAACGAGGAACTCGCCGACCGAGCGTACGATCACTCCGACTGGAACATCTACTACGACGATGGAGCGCCCGTTCCGGTATCCGAAAACCCGGTCACACGCGTCTTCGAGAGTGGCGAACCGGTGCTCGGCTTCGAACACTGGATCGAGCTTCCGAACGGTTCCGAGCGATGGTTCTCGAGCAATTCGGCCCCCGTTCTGGACGAGGACGGAGCCGTCGAGTACGTCGTCGTCTCGTTCGAGGACGTGACCGCGTTGAAGCGACGCGAGGAACAGTTGACCAGCGACCACGTCCGGCACCTCGAGTTCCGCGCGAAGCAGTCGGCAGTCCCACCCTCCCTTCGCACTGAGGGTTACGAAACGCGGATCGGCATCGACTCCGTCGTCTTGCTCCCCGACGGGACGGCCGTACAGTACATGGGAACGCCGGATCTCTCGGCGAGTGACTTCGTCAACGCCGTTGAAGAGGTCCCGCACTTCACCGACGCACGGTTGCTCAGTTCGATCGACGGTCACAATCGCATCGAAGCCCACGCGGAATCCGAGACGGTATCCCAGGTGTTTTTCTCCCTCGGCGGCCGCGCCCGCGACATCGCCATCGCTTCCGACGAGGTCAGGTTCCGCGGAGAGATTCCGGGCGACGTGGATCCCCGGCTGGCCGCGGACGGGATTCGGCGGTTCCACCCCAGCGTCGAACTGGTGTCCGAGGAACTCGTCTACTCGCCGCATCTGCTGTACGATATCGTCGCAGACGCGCTCACCGATCGGCAACTCGCCGTGCTCAATTCCGCCTACTTCGGCGGCTACTTCGACACGCCGCGGACCAGCACCGGCGACGAGTTGGCGGACCGGTTCGGCGTGACGCGACAGACCTTCAACCAGCACCTTCGCAAGGCTCAGCAGACGGTCTTTCGCCACCTCTTCGAGAAGTCCGGCGCGGACGCACGCTGA
- a CDS encoding ABC transporter ATP-binding protein, translated as MSGEDIAYGESLVEVDGLKKYFTQDSGLLSGVSFDSSQFPPISVGQQRVKAVDDVSFDIRRGETLGLVGESGCGKSTLGRTILRLLEPTEGTINFKGDDLATLSGEELRRKRSEIQMIFQDPQASLDPRMKVGQIIEEPMRAHSMLDDEGRESRAKELLEKVGLDPHHYNRHPHAFSGGQRQRVNLARALSVNPDFIVCDEPVSALDVSIQAQVLNTMEKLQDEFGLTYLFIAHDLSVIRHISDRVAVMYLGNIVELADKEELFENPQHPYTKALLESIPVPDPRKSDARGVLEGEVPSPVNPPSGCRFRTRCPRLIAPDEYELTEEKWDQTRAFMRAVKRRTFEPMTAEELRLEFFGGTVPEGEAGAIVEEAIGLIATGRKQRRDEDEQYQEDWDEARERLLESFARRSICATEQPAYEIEPEYGTDTHFAACHLHR; from the coding sequence ATGAGCGGCGAGGACATCGCCTACGGCGAGTCGTTGGTCGAGGTCGACGGGCTGAAGAAGTACTTCACCCAGGACTCGGGTCTGCTGAGCGGCGTCTCGTTCGATTCCAGCCAGTTCCCGCCGATCAGCGTCGGACAACAGCGCGTCAAGGCGGTCGACGACGTGAGCTTCGACATCCGGCGCGGCGAGACCCTCGGACTCGTCGGCGAGTCCGGCTGTGGAAAGAGTACGCTCGGACGGACGATCCTCCGGCTCCTCGAGCCCACCGAGGGGACCATCAACTTCAAAGGCGACGACCTCGCGACGCTGAGCGGCGAGGAACTTCGCCGGAAGCGCTCCGAGATCCAGATGATCTTCCAGGATCCGCAGGCGTCGCTCGACCCGCGGATGAAGGTCGGCCAGATCATCGAGGAGCCGATGCGCGCCCACAGCATGTTAGACGACGAGGGTCGAGAGTCGCGGGCGAAAGAACTGCTCGAGAAGGTCGGACTGGACCCCCACCACTACAACCGACATCCCCACGCCTTCTCCGGCGGGCAGCGCCAGCGGGTCAACCTCGCGCGTGCGCTATCGGTCAATCCGGACTTCATCGTCTGTGACGAACCCGTCTCCGCACTGGACGTCTCCATCCAGGCGCAGGTGCTAAACACGATGGAGAAGTTACAGGACGAGTTCGGACTCACCTACCTCTTCATCGCCCACGACCTCTCGGTGATCCGGCACATCTCCGACCGCGTCGCGGTGATGTACCTCGGGAACATCGTCGAACTCGCCGACAAGGAAGAGCTCTTCGAGAACCCACAGCACCCCTACACGAAGGCGCTGCTCGAGTCGATTCCCGTTCCCGATCCGCGAAAGAGTGACGCACGCGGCGTCCTCGAGGGAGAGGTTCCGAGCCCGGTCAACCCGCCCTCGGGCTGTCGGTTCCGCACCCGGTGTCCGCGTCTGATCGCGCCCGACGAGTACGAGTTGACCGAGGAGAAGTGGGACCAGACCCGGGCGTTCATGCGCGCGGTCAAGCGACGAACGTTCGAACCGATGACGGCCGAGGAACTCCGCCTCGAGTTCTTCGGCGGCACGGTTCCCGAGGGCGAGGCGGGAGCGATCGTCGAGGAGGCAATCGGCCTCATCGCCACCGGTCGCAAGCAGCGGCGCGACGAGGACGAACAGTACCAGGAGGACTGGGACGAGGCGCGCGAACGCTTGCTCGAGTCGTTCGCCCGGCGGAGCATCTGTGCGACGGAACAGCCCGCCTACGAGATCGAACCGGAGTACGGGACCGACACCCACTTCGCGGCCTGTCACCTCCACCGATAG